One window from the genome of Paraclostridium sordellii encodes:
- a CDS encoding gluconeogenesis factor YvcK family protein: MASVMIFIGVVGWICLLVSIIVYFKTKEQKNTNSIKNENEEKPKVVVIGGGTGQSVFLRGLKYHTQNITAIVTVADDGGGSGVLREDLGMLPPGDIRNCLLSLANIEPTMNEVMKYRFTEGALKGQSFGNLFLAAMNGVYGNFETAVYKMSEIFAITGRVLPVTLEDINLTAYLKNGNIVNGESNIPKQARSQNTSIDRIKLEPEGAKPLDEVIKSIENADIIVIGPGSLYTSIMPNLLVEGVIDAIKKSKAPKVYIANIMTQPGETDQYNVVDHVRAINKHCGENIIDIIITNNEVLPKPVFEIYNKDGASQVLLDKSQKDILKDMGIKVIECNLVEIKSNYIRHDADYISSIVVNLALGHSYDNEK, from the coding sequence TGGCATCAGTAATGATTTTTATAGGAGTAGTAGGTTGGATTTGCCTTTTGGTATCTATAATTGTATACTTTAAGACAAAAGAACAAAAAAATACTAATTCTATAAAAAATGAAAATGAAGAAAAGCCAAAGGTTGTTGTAATAGGAGGAGGAACAGGTCAATCAGTTTTTTTGAGAGGGCTTAAATATCACACTCAAAATATAACAGCTATAGTAACTGTTGCTGATGATGGTGGAGGTTCTGGAGTATTAAGAGAAGACTTAGGAATGCTACCTCCAGGAGATATAAGAAACTGTTTACTATCATTGGCTAACATAGAGCCTACGATGAATGAGGTTATGAAATATCGATTTACAGAAGGGGCTTTAAAAGGGCAAAGTTTCGGGAATCTTTTTTTGGCAGCTATGAATGGTGTCTATGGTAATTTTGAAACTGCAGTTTATAAGATGAGTGAGATCTTTGCTATAACTGGAAGAGTATTACCTGTAACGCTAGAAGATATAAATTTAACTGCATATCTTAAAAATGGAAATATTGTAAATGGAGAGTCTAATATACCAAAGCAAGCAAGATCTCAAAATACTTCTATTGATAGAATAAAATTAGAACCAGAAGGTGCAAAGCCATTAGATGAGGTTATTAAATCTATAGAAAATGCAGATATAATTGTAATAGGACCGGGAAGTTTATACACAAGTATAATGCCGAATTTATTAGTTGAAGGGGTTATAGATGCAATAAAAAAATCTAAAGCTCCAAAAGTTTATATAGCTAATATAATGACTCAACCTGGAGAAACTGATCAATATAATGTTGTTGATCATGTTAGAGCCATAAATAAACATTGCGGCGAAAATATAATTGATATAATAATAACTAATAATGAAGTACTTCCTAAACCTGTATTTGAAATATATAATAAAGATGGGGCAAGTCAAGTTTTATTAGACAAAAGCCAAAAAGATATATTAAAAGATATGGGAATAAAGGTAATAGAATGTAATTTAGTAGAGATAAAAAGCAACTATATCAGGCATGACGCTGACTATATATCAAGTATAGTTGTTAATTTGGCACTAGGTCATAGTTACGATAATGAGAAGTAA
- the whiA gene encoding DNA-binding protein WhiA, which translates to MSFSAETKNELARVFSNDKCCNISELSAIVRLSGSIQLAGYKKLNLKISTELNSIARKVFKLLKYNFGINTEISVNKNQMLKRNSSYVLMVTSDMGAENLLRELGILSREEGFFTMNKVPEDLIKDNECIRAFIRGAFLGGGSISDPEKNYHLEFVANNEEFAESLKNLINSLGFNSKTVSRKNNYVVYLKESEQISDLLNIIGAHQALLSLESTKIVKEMRNNVNRLVNCETANLSKTVNAAVRQIENIKYIQSKVGLDHLPPNLREIAELRVDNEDLTLKELGEMASPELSKSAVNHRLRKIEQIADDLRTRFE; encoded by the coding sequence ATGTCTTTTTCAGCGGAAACAAAAAATGAGTTAGCTAGAGTTTTTTCTAATGATAAATGTTGTAACATAAGTGAGCTTTCTGCAATAGTTAGACTATCTGGAAGTATCCAACTTGCCGGATATAAAAAACTAAATTTAAAAATTAGTACAGAATTAAATTCAATAGCTAGGAAAGTTTTTAAGCTATTAAAATATAACTTTGGAATTAACACAGAGATATCGGTTAATAAAAATCAAATGTTAAAAAGAAATAGTAGTTATGTGCTTATGGTAACTAGTGATATGGGTGCGGAAAATTTATTAAGAGAGTTGGGCATATTATCAAGAGAAGAAGGATTTTTTACTATGAATAAAGTTCCAGAAGATCTTATAAAAGATAATGAGTGTATTAGAGCGTTTATAAGAGGAGCATTCTTAGGAGGAGGATCTATAAGTGATCCTGAAAAAAATTATCATCTAGAGTTTGTAGCGAATAACGAGGAATTCGCAGAATCTTTAAAAAATCTTATAAATTCATTAGGATTTAATTCTAAAACAGTATCTAGAAAAAATAATTACGTAGTTTATTTAAAAGAAAGTGAACAAATATCAGATTTACTAAATATAATAGGAGCTCATCAAGCTCTTTTAAGCCTGGAAAGTACGAAAATAGTAAAAGAAATGAGAAATAATGTAAATAGATTGGTTAATTGTGAAACAGCCAATTTATCTAAAACTGTAAATGCGGCGGTTAGGCAAATAGAAAATATAAAGTATATCCAATCTAAGGTAGGATTAGATCATTTACCACCAAACTTAAGAGAAATAGCAGAATTGAGGGTAGATAATGAAGACTTAACTTTAAAAGAGCTAGGAGAAATGGCTTCACCAGAGTTAAGTAAATCAGCTGTAAATCATAGATTAAGAAAAATT
- a CDS encoding NUDIX hydrolase, whose protein sequence is MREEVSAGGVVLFGNAVLLLRKFNGDWVLPKGKVEVGENKEDAALREVLEETGVKADILKYLGEIHYTFKENWDENRAVHKTVFWYLMQARSMDTIPQKEEGFIDAKFVHLDRVVDLARYDDEKEIIKVALDEIKKRLKKN, encoded by the coding sequence ATGAGAGAAGAGGTTAGTGCCGGGGGCGTAGTATTATTCGGTAATGCTGTGCTCTTACTTAGAAAATTCAATGGAGATTGGGTATTACCTAAAGGAAAAGTTGAAGTTGGCGAAAATAAAGAAGATGCGGCTTTAAGAGAAGTTTTAGAAGAAACTGGTGTAAAAGCTGATATATTAAAATATTTAGGTGAGATACATTATACTTTCAAGGAAAATTGGGATGAGAATAGAGCTGTTCATAAAACTGTATTCTGGTATTTAATGCAAGCTAGGAGTATGGATACAATTCCACAAAAAGAAGAGGGATTTATAGATGCAAAGTTTGTACATTTAGATAGAGTAGTTGATTTAGCTAGATATGATGATGAAAAAGAGATTATAAAAGTTGCTTTAGATGAAATAAAGAAGAGATTAAAAAAGAACTAA